A genomic window from Candidatus Deferrimicrobiaceae bacterium includes:
- a CDS encoding alpha-ketoacid dehydrogenase subunit beta, whose product MPVTYIQAINQAMHEEMARDENVMLLGEDVGVLGGAFKATEGLHEKFGSERVVDTPISETLIIGAGVGLAIQGMRPILEMQFIDFISCGFDQIVNMAATLRYRHGGQTACPIVIRGPCGAGVHGGLFHSQNPEAWFFHVPGLKIVAPSTAYDAKGLLKAAVRDDDPVIYLEHKFLYRRIKEDLPEEEYVVPIGKAALRREGKDISVITYGPPMHAAVKAAKDMASEIDIEVIDLRTLLPYDWKTIRESVKKTGKALIIHEARRTGGIGGEIAARIAEDLFEHLDGPVMRLASKDTHNAFAGPMEEYIIPNQEKVTEAVRKLAAY is encoded by the coding sequence CAACCAGGCGATGCACGAGGAGATGGCGCGTGACGAGAACGTGATGCTTCTCGGAGAGGACGTGGGGGTCCTGGGCGGCGCGTTCAAGGCGACCGAGGGGCTGCACGAGAAGTTCGGCTCCGAGCGCGTCGTCGACACTCCGATCTCGGAGACCCTGATCATCGGGGCCGGCGTGGGGCTCGCGATCCAGGGGATGCGCCCGATCCTGGAGATGCAGTTCATCGACTTCATCTCGTGCGGGTTCGACCAGATCGTCAACATGGCGGCGACGCTTCGGTACCGGCACGGAGGGCAGACCGCGTGCCCCATCGTCATCCGGGGGCCGTGCGGCGCCGGGGTCCACGGGGGGCTCTTCCACTCCCAGAACCCGGAAGCGTGGTTCTTTCACGTGCCGGGCCTGAAGATCGTGGCGCCGTCGACCGCCTACGACGCCAAGGGGCTGCTCAAGGCCGCCGTCCGGGACGACGACCCGGTGATCTATCTCGAGCACAAGTTCCTCTACCGGCGGATCAAGGAGGACCTCCCCGAGGAGGAGTACGTCGTCCCGATCGGGAAGGCAGCCCTCCGTAGGGAGGGGAAGGACATCTCCGTCATCACCTATGGGCCGCCGATGCACGCGGCGGTGAAGGCCGCGAAGGACATGGCGTCCGAGATCGACATCGAGGTGATCGACCTGCGGACGCTGCTTCCCTACGACTGGAAGACGATCCGGGAGTCGGTGAAGAAGACCGGCAAGGCGCTCATCATTCACGAGGCCAGGCGGACCGGCGGAATCGGGGGAGAGATCGCGGCCCGCATCGCCGAGGATCTCTTCGAGCACCTCGACGGGCCGGTGATGCGGCTGGCCTCGAAGGATACTCACAACGCCTTCGCGGGGCCGATGGAGGAGTACATCATCCCGAACCAGGAGAAGGTGACCGAAGCCGTACGAAAGCTTGCCGCGTACTGA